The sequence GTTTGCATTATAAAAATAAACAGAGGGAAGTATTATTTTTGCTCCATTAAAagtaaaagagaaataaaaagggCACTGCTGCTTCCCCACGCTCTTCTGTATGAGGCCATCTCGTCTGAACCAGcactccttcctcttcctcctccgagaggcttccgcctccgccgccgcgcgccgccgcctccctcccctccacgCGCTCCTCGTCAAGCTCGGCCTCCAGCCCTACGCGCGCGTGCACAATGCCCTCATCCAGGCGTACGCCGCCTCGGGCCTCGTCGACGACGCCCGCagggtgttcgacggaatgtcCCACCGGGACACCGTCTCGTTCAACTCCATGATCCACGCCCACGCCATGTCCGGCGACGTCGTCTCCGCGCGCCGGCTGTTCGAGCGTGTCCCGTCGCCGACACCCGTCACGTGGACGTCGATGGTCGCGGGGCTCTGCCGCGCCGGGGAcgtcgccgcggcgaggcgccTGTTCGAGGAGATGCCGGTGAGGGACCTGGTTTCCTGGAACGCCATGATGTCCGGGCTCGCCGGGAACAGGCGGCCCGTGGAGGCGCTGTGCCTCTTCCGCCGGATGATGGCGGAGGGCTTCGCGCCGAACCGCGGGACGGTCCTCAGCGCGCTGGCGGCGTGCACGGGCGCCGGCGCGCTGGAGACGGGGAAGTGGATCCACGCCTTCGTCGAGAGGAAGAGGCTCTTCCGGTGGTGGGATGAGTTCCTCGGCACTGCGCTGCTCGACATGTATGCCAAGTGCGGCGCCGTGGAGCTTGCTCTGGATGTGTTCACCAAGTTGAGATCGAGGAACACTTGCACATGGAACGCCATGATCAATGGCTTGGCCATGAATGGCTACTCAGCAAAAGCATTGGACATGTTTCGCAAGATGGAGCTTGACAGAACAGTGGTGCCGGATGAAGTGACCTTTGTAGGAGTCCTACTAGCTTGCAGCCATGGTGGATTTGTGGATGTAGGGAGGGAGCATTTCCACATGATTGAGAAGAAGTATGGCATAAGGTTAATCCTTGAGcattatgcatgcatggttgatCTCCTTGCTCGCTCCGGTCATCTGCAGGAAGCCCACAAAATCATTGCAGGAATGCCGATGAAACCCGATGCTGTCGTTTGGAGGGCATTGCTCGGTGGATGCCGTCTCCACAAGGATGTCAAGATGGCTGAAACTGCAATATCTGAGATGGAAGCAACTTGTAGTGGTGATCATGTCCTCCTGTCAAATCTCTATGCTGCAGTTGGGAGATGGAGTGGTGTTGAAGATGTCCGGAGGACCATGAGAAGcaaggggattgagaagattccTGGCTGCAGCTCAATTGAGATAAATGACTCCATCCATGAGTTCGTCTCAGGTGACAAGTCACACCCATCATATAATGACATTCATGCAAAGCTGGCTGAGATTAGCGCAAGGATGCAACAACAAGGTTATGTCACAGAGACTGCAGAGGTGTTTTATGATgttgaggaggaagagaaagaacaGGCACTTGGTCATCACAGCGAGAAGCTTGCAATTGCATTTGGGCTCATTGGAGGCCCTCCAAATGTAGCAATCAGAATCGTAAAGAATCTTCGCTTTTGTGCAGATTGCCACAAGTTTGCCAAGTTAGTGTCCCAGATCTATCATTGGGAGATTGTGGTTCGGGATAGAGCCAGATTCCATCATTTTACAGAGGGAGCCTGCTCTTGCAATGATTTTTGGTAGTAGAGAAATCTGGAATAGTGGCATAAAGTATGCTTTCTTGTCACACTTGACACTTCGTTTGCTTACTATGttaatttcttttcctttttactgCATGAAGgtcttttttttaacctttttagTAGGACACAATCTTGCTGAACCATCTGAGTCAATGTGCATCTGTTGAGATAAGTTTATGACTCATGATGATAGACCCAATTAACTTAAAAAACTAGTCTAATgtttaatattttcttttttttttaggttgCTGTGAAACTATGGAAGTATATATTTCCAGTTTGCATTCAATAGTAAAAGAAAACTCAcgtcaaaaaataataaaagaaaatagcTTCATACTACAGCCTGTCTCAATAGAATAACTTGATGAAACTGTGAAAGAATTAAATTAAGAAAAGCTGGCTCAGTCAATTCTATGTACAATATTACGAGGCTATCAGCGGTATTgcatttaaaagaaaatctgtTGAAGCATCTATATTGGAGATCTAAGTGTCAGTGTAGTCCTTGCAACTGCATTATGTCCTTGAAAATCTCTGAAAAAATTACGAGCAAGGCACCCCCCATGACAAATGAGAGGGTAAATTTTCCTCCCGGGACTATTGGTGGTACTGGAGCTTCCAGATCATCTGAGTACCTCTCTGACCAAGACATAGCTGCTGGAAAAACTCCAAAAAGTACTAGAACTGAAAAGAGCACATTCAAGATATCAGTtcattcttcctttttttcctctctcctgATAAGATATCAATTTAATGTACTGAAGTGGCAAATCTAATCTAGGAGTTCCCTTTCAACCCAGATTGGGTCAGGCTACGAACCTAGATAAGCACTCACGTTTTTTCATTTACCCACCACCAATAAACTGTAAAactgttttatttcctttttaggATTAGGTGAAAAAACACGTAAATGAGGTGCTAAGTTCTTAGATATCAAATTGGAATAAATAAACGAGCTGCTAAGTTCTTAGGTatcaaaatggaaaaaaaagggtaacTGAAATGTCATGATTGGTTGGTTTCATTGCATGACAACTTGACAAGTCTTctagtaaaataaattttaaaatagcatAGGACTATACATGTTTCTTCTCTACATCTATTCATAATAAGAGATAGTTTAAAAGGATCCTTGCCTCCATAAGTTCCTGCAAAGTCCAATGCCTTGAAAAATATCTCTGGATCAAGCAATGACAGAACAAGCGGTGGGAGCAAAGTCACAAGGTACGGCAGTGGTTTGTTCTGTCCACTTGGTAGTTTAAGCACTGCAATGTTTTATAAAAGTAGCAAAAAATAAAGAGGGATAGTGGATTAATAGCATTAAGTAGTCCGAGAATATTGACAgtaattttgttattttcagGTATCTCTCTCATGAAATGGAGAGCTTCTCCTTTAGACCTCGTATTAGTTGAAAAATGTGATTGCTCTGGGCTGAAGAAGATAACTTACAGTCTGCTATGAAGTCTGAGAGTCCTAGAACAAATCCAATGTATGATGTGCCAATTGCAAGAAATGAGAATGCCTCAACAATAGGCTGCAAAATCAAAGACATTTTCAAATTAACCTCAGTTTTTGTGAAATATGGAACATTGTATGAACAACTTGAAGCACTTACCCCCACTGTTCCATTACTTGATCGAAGCTGTTCTAGTGGATCAATAATGGTTCCATCCCCTGCAAGGCCTGGAAGTGTCCCCAGGATTACAGCATCCCATATGAGAAACAGAGCAAGGGGTATGGCGGTACCTACTACAATTGCCTTCCTGCAATATTCAACAAGGATATTTATATTCCTTTTGAACCCACAATTTAGGATGTGATAATATGGCCATTAACTGAAAATTCATAATATGCGTGCCCCATATTAATTAAACTATGATTGTTTTCAATACTTTTGTTCTGAACAAGGTAAAATTTTGCTCTGTTGTCACAAGTGTGAAAGTACTTTTATAACTTCTGTATTTATTCAGATTTTACATACAGATTCTTCTTGGCAGCCTTACCTTACTTTTGATAGGTCTCCCTCCAAATTTGTACACAGAACAGGAACTACATTCTGTCAAGGAGAATACTCAGTCTGGTACCAAGAATATTAATTCATTCAAATTGAACACGGTGAGTAGGATTACCTGGTATACAAATGAAAGAGCAATTATCGGTATACTTTGTGGGGCAGCAGCAAAATTTGCTTCAAGAAGAGAACTCCACTGCAGGTTTCCACTTGCCACCACCTGCGAAGGTCACACACTCTATTCACCACCTATACTTTGTATCGTATTGTTCATTATGTGTTACTTATTTCGTAGTGATCTGGTCACTTTAGCTTTGTCATTTATATATTGAAACTATATAACTAGAGCCTGGAGGAATCACTATATTACTGAAAAGAATGAAAGACGGCCATATTTCCTGTCAAGTAGACTATATAACCTGTACATCTGTAAGAATGGATGACTGGCCTACACAGAATTGCATTCATGTTGTTCCTTTCATATGACATAGGTTGAAAATTTCGTCTATATCTGTTACTGTAGTTTGCAAACGGCACTGATAATGATTAGGCATAGATACATCCTTATTCTTTAGGAAATTTGTTCACGTTTCATTCTCTTCATTGATAGCTAGGATCATCGATGACTTGATATTTATGACATGCGAATATGAAATTCCATATGAATACCGCTAGAAAGTTTACAGAACTATGTTAATAATCTGCAGCATATATAGGCACACTTACCACAAGAGTTGTGAAGGATGCTAGGATGCTGAACACCAAAAAACCATTAACCGCACCAATGACTCGCTGGCTGCAGTCATCAATACAAATAGTTGTAGTGCTTATCACCTCTCAGGATGGTGTAAGATTTAAGATGATAGATTGCCTAAGTATCTAAGCACAGAGTTTCATATTATGAGAGATACTTTGACTATTTCCTATTATGATATTTACCTTCCAAAGTAGCATAGCCCCCCAAAAGCCAGTGAAAACAGGGCAGCACTCTCCCATCTGTAATAATAATAGCATCATCAATGGCTCAAGAGAAGGCATTACTGAATGCTGAGAAAATTACACTCTGGTGACTAGTGATGCTCAATGACTGTTAAATACTACTATCTATTAAGAATTCTAGCACTTGCACTCAGACAATTTTTTGAGGAAGTAGTAACCTCTGTAAATTCcgtagcattttttttattacagtgCTGTGGAATGTGTCAAAGGATACACTGATCATATGTGTACATCCTTTCAAAACAAAAGATATGGACAAATGTTTTAGCTAGAAGATGAACTAGAACTGAAAACGAAGATAAGAAGTCATACAATGGAATGCCCACTGAGTTTGTTATGATCTCTGAAGAGCGTGCCACATATGCAACCAGAAGTGCATAATGTATAAACAAATATGAGATGCTGCAGGCACATTGAAAACAATGTTAGACTTTCTCTGTTCATGAAATGTTGCATCTGCAGGTTCATTACAGAGAGGATAAGAACTCTTATGTTTGGAGTTCCatgttataattttatttaattaaatgCCAATGCCTTATTACACATAAATAAACTTTAGTTAAATCAAATCCATCATACCAAGCTGTTCTTACTCCAAATGTCCCTAGAGTGCGCATAGCCATTGAGACCTGGAAGAAAAACTAGTCTTTAGAGGAAACAGTTGCTATTCTCAAATCACACAAAATCCAATTGTATGCAGAGAAATTCTAACCAATTATTGACTAATATCATATCCAGTAGTTTTTTTTGAGAAGAAGTCGTAAGGATTTTGTTCAGTACATATCATATAACATTGTAATATTGAAAGTTACAGTGCAAAATTTGGGATATTGTTTGGTGAGTCTCATTTTCCATCATTTGCCAAATCTATTAACACTTGTATTCATATGCAGCGTTAACACCTCTTGGAAGTAGTATGCTACTCTTCAGctaaatttaattatttcagATTCATCTTGATTAagtcctttttctctctctccccgcgtCGCTCTCGTGGGGGCGGCTCGGGGGGCgaaaaaaccctagccgcccgcgcctcttCTCCAtccccgctcctcgccgcccctggagctcgccggcggcgaagccggcAGCGagcagggaaggcggcggcgaggcctttTTCTTCGTGGTGTTTCCTTCCTCGGCGCGAAGTGGACgggacgaagacgacgaagtCCCCCACCGGCACGgtccgaggcggcggcgaggtggggagaggcggcggatccggcgccccCAAGGCCGGATTCGGCCATCCCCCACCTGGAtctacgcggcggcggcgcgagggcttggggcggcgcggcggtgtgtggtcatggtggcggcggcgtgcggccggcggcgcggcaggcggctaCGGCCCGGCTCGGGCGCGAAGGCGGTGGCTGGCTGTGGCTCGGCAAGGCCGGCCCAGGCGCTGAGGCGGCGGACAGccgcggctcggcgacggctcGGTGTGGCCGACTCGCGCGCagaggtggcggtggcacgGCCGGCTGccagaggcggcagcggcgcccagcgcggcggcgtgcggtcgtggtggcggcggcgtgtggccggcggcgaggcggcaggGCGGCGGCTGGCTGTGACTTGGCGAGGCTGGCCCGGGCGCTGTGGCGGCAGATAGCCGCAGCTCGGCGTGGCCGACcccgcgcgcggaggcggcggtggcgtgctcGGCTGGCAGCGCAGCCTGCCCGACGCAGCAGCGGCGACCCCGCTCGTCCTGGCCGGGCAGCCGAGATGCCGTCGCGGTGGCTAGGTGAGGCGCGTGGCCGGATAACGGGGGCGCTGGCGGGTGGCGCCGGTCTGGAGCGGCAGCGCCACCGGCGGCCAGATGGTAGTTCTAAGGGAGCTGGCAGCGGTGGGTCGTCTTCCTCGTTGCCGGTCGGCACCCTCGCCcttcctggagctcctccccttctttgcgGGGAGTTTCTAAGTTGGATTGAGGCGGCAGCTCGTCAGCGGGGGAAGCTCAGGCTGCCGATGCAATGCCACCTAGTCCCGGGTTCTCCTTTGGCCAAAactggcgaggcggccggcgggtggTGGAACAAAGGGGTCTTGGGCCAGCTCTCAGGGGTGGTGGCTCGATGAAGTCGGCCGACGGAGGGGCGTCGGTGCGGTGTGGTGGATGCTATGTGCTGCCATTTGTCTGTGTGGTGGTTCTGAGTTGGTGGACGGCGACCTGCAGTCAAGGTTGTAGGGTCCCAGGCGAAAGCCTAGTCCGGTGGTTCACCGGGCCGGCAGCGGCTACGTCTTCGGGCGTCGTAACCTTTTTGGGGCGTTGTCGAGGGTTACCCTCTCCCTTTCTCGACGAGCTTCTCTGGGTGAAAACCACATCTTTTTCAGATGGGCGATGGCGGTATCCTGGATGTCGTGACCACCTTGGTGGCATCGTTTTCAGAGCCTCGTCTCTGTGGTGTTGCCGTTGGCCTAGCGGCGTTCGGCCACGCTTAGCGGGGGTCGTTTGGTGCTAGGCTTCACCCTCAGCGGTTTGTGCTTGGGTGGTAGTGCGTGGTGTGTGGCATTGCACCTTGGTGCATTTGAtgttttttcttgtaacttttACTCCTTCTTAATATACTCGGTTGGCCTCCTTCGGCCTTCccgacgaaaaaaaaagattcatcttGATTGTTCCTAAAAGAAATTTTGGTTCTGAAAAATAACTTGAGTATAATGCATTAATTACCAGGGAGACACCTCCAGATCCTAGTTCACACATAGTATTGACGTTTACTTCAGCAACTAACAACCCTGTTACAACCTGGAAAAATGAGATGCCAAACATAAACCGTCGGAGTGCAAACAAATTAACGAACTAGACAGAGTATTGGGTCATATTATCAAAACCGTCCTGTATCAGGGTGACATAACAGATACAAAATTGAATCACTTCCTTTATGAGAAGAATTTATGCAGGAATGTGAAATGTGAAAGAATGTACCTTTGAGAGGCTTCTCTGAGTGCATGTCACCTCTAACAAGTCGGTTTTGATAATCTACCCAGTCAGTGACGATCTATTACCATATAAATCCAGCAGAAGATGCATGTAACTGCTGAGGCCAAGAATCCAGCTTCTTGTGTCACTGCAGGGATTGCAAGGATACCCGCCCCTACCTGTGGCATCAGTTCGTGtcggaaaagaaaaatcaggtgCGCTCAATTTTTCATAAGTTTTTGTAGTTTCTTAAAGCAGTGTTTGATGATCTGTGAAAGGCTGGCCTTTGTCAGATTATCAACTGTCCTATGATTTCTCATTCTTACAAGTCTTTGTACATTTCATTTGAACACAAATTCTAC is a genomic window of Oryza glaberrima chromosome 7, OglaRS2, whole genome shotgun sequence containing:
- the LOC127780380 gene encoding putative pentatricopeptide repeat-containing protein At5g40405 — translated: MRPSRLNQHSFLFLLREASASAAARRRLPPLHALLVKLGLQPYARVHNALIQAYAASGLVDDARRVFDGMSHRDTVSFNSMIHAHAMSGDVVSARRLFERVPSPTPVTWTSMVAGLCRAGDVAAARRLFEEMPVRDLVSWNAMMSGLAGNRRPVEALCLFRRMMAEGFAPNRGTVLSALAACTGAGALETGKWIHAFVERKRLFRWWDEFLGTALLDMYAKCGAVELALDVFTKLRSRNTCTWNAMINGLAMNGYSAKALDMFRKMELDRTVVPDEVTFVGVLLACSHGGFVDVGREHFHMIEKKYGIRLILEHYACMVDLLARSGHLQEAHKIIAGMPMKPDAVVWRALLGGCRLHKDVKMAETAISEMEATCSGDHVLLSNLYAAVGRWSGVEDVRRTMRSKGIEKIPGCSSIEINDSIHEFVSGDKSHPSYNDIHAKLAEISARMQQQGYVTETAEVFYDVEEEEKEQALGHHSEKLAIAFGLIGGPPNVAIRIVKNLRFCADCHKFAKLVSQIYHWEIVVRDRARFHHFTEGACSCNDFW
- the LOC127780381 gene encoding uncharacterized protein LOC127780381, whose amino-acid sequence is MALTASLRCYPLLGSAAAAASSSVSLPASTRAPVLHRTTGGPRRRLQRCLCSQQYAEKQSSGSQQQQLERLFSNLNQATMKHEPGSVTSSIFLVAGTTVGAGILAIPAVTQEAGFLASAVTCIFCWIYMVVTGLLVAEVNVNTMCELGSGGVSLVSMAMRTLGTFGVRTACISYLFIHYALLVAYVARSSEIITNSVGIPLWESAALFSLAFGGLCYFGSQRVIGAVNGFLVFSILASFTTLVVVASGNLQWSSLLEANFAAAPQSIPIIALSFVYQNVVPVLCTNLEGDLSKVRKAIVVGTAIPLALFLIWDAVILGTLPGLAGDGTIIDPLEQLRSSNGTVGPIVEAFSFLAIGTSYIGFVLGLSDFIADLLKLPSGQNKPLPYLVTLLPPLVLSLLDPEIFFKALDFAGTYGVLVLFGVFPAAMSWSERYSDDLEAPVPPIVPGGKFTLSFVMGGALLVIFSEIFKDIMQLQGLH